In Streptococcus respiraculi, one DNA window encodes the following:
- a CDS encoding IS30 family transposase: MQHYYTPKRKHLTLAERRMIERWLQEGLSNREIARRLEKAPQTIHNEVKRGLVRQQVRKGKFEIIYSADFAQKNYQNNRKHSVRQTSLTKELKEKILHYIKQKYSPEMMVKAKGISVSVSTIYYWIHHGHLGLTKDGMLYPRKEKTKKKQASPNFKPAGKSIEERPESINQRENVGDVEIDTVIQTRAKNECLLTLTDRKSRYQIIRLIPDKSASSVNQALKMILRDYQINSITADNGTEFSRLAEVFGPDHIYYAHPYSSWERGTNENHNRLIRRWLPKGSKKATQQQVAFIENWINNYPKKILGYKSPREFLQTG, encoded by the coding sequence ATGCAACACTATTATACACCAAAAAGGAAACATTTGACACTAGCTGAACGTAGAATGATTGAGCGTTGGCTTCAAGAAGGGCTCTCAAATCGTGAAATCGCTAGAAGATTAGAGAAGGCTCCTCAAACCATTCACAACGAAGTCAAACGTGGTCTGGTTAGGCAACAAGTGCGTAAAGGAAAATTTGAAATAATCTACTCAGCTGACTTCGCTCAAAAAAACTATCAAAATAATCGTAAACATTCTGTGAGGCAGACTTCCCTAACCAAGGAACTCAAAGAAAAGATTCTTCACTATATCAAGCAGAAATACTCTCCTGAGATGATGGTAAAAGCAAAAGGGATATCTGTCTCCGTCTCCACCATTTACTACTGGATTCATCATGGACACTTAGGATTGACCAAGGATGGCATGCTTTATCCTCGCAAGGAGAAAACGAAGAAAAAACAAGCGAGTCCCAACTTTAAGCCGGCTGGAAAATCGATTGAGGAACGGCCAGAAAGCATTAATCAACGTGAGAATGTTGGTGATGTTGAAATTGATACGGTTATTCAAACACGGGCAAAAAATGAGTGTCTGTTGACTCTAACTGATAGAAAGAGTCGTTATCAAATCATCCGACTCATTCCCGATAAGTCCGCGTCTTCAGTCAATCAAGCTCTGAAAATGATCCTCAGAGATTATCAAATTAACTCAATCACAGCTGATAACGGGACTGAATTCAGTCGTTTAGCAGAAGTTTTTGGCCCCGATCATATCTACTATGCCCACCCTTATTCCTCTTGGGAGCGTGGAACTAATGAGAATCATAATAGACTCATCAGGCGTTGGTTGCCTAAGGGAAGCAAAAAGGCGACGCAGCAACAAGTCGCATTTATTGAAAACTGGATTAACAACTATCCAAAGAAGATATTGGGTTACAAATCTCCTAGAGAATTTTTACAGACTGGCTAA
- the mnmE gene encoding tRNA uridine-5-carboxymethylaminomethyl(34) synthesis GTPase MnmE: protein MITKEFDTIAAISTPLGEGAIGIVRLSGNQAIEIANRVFKEKNLADVASHTIHYGHILDPLADIVVDEVMVSVMKAPKTFTRENIVEINTHGGIAVTNEILQLVIRQGARLAEPGEFTKRAFLNGRVDLTQAEAVMDIIRAKTDKAMHQAVRQLDGSLSTLINNTRQEILNTLAQVEVNIDYPEYDDVEEATTELVREKTMEFQALLERLLKTARRGKILREGIATAIIGRPNVGKSSLLNNLLREDKAIVTDIEGTTRDIIEEYVNINGVPLKLIDTAGIRETDDVVERIGVERSKKALEEADLVLLVLNASEPLTPQDRQLLAISQESNRIILLNKTDLPMQIEQDQLPSDIIAISVLHNQNIDQIEERINQLFFENAGLVEQDATYLSNARHISLIEQAVEALQAVNDGLEMGMPVDLLQVDLTRCWQILGEITGDAAPDELITQLFSQFCLGK, encoded by the coding sequence ATGATTACAAAAGAATTTGATACGATTGCAGCCATTTCCACTCCTTTGGGAGAAGGGGCTATCGGCATTGTCCGCTTGTCTGGAAATCAGGCTATTGAGATTGCAAACCGCGTTTTTAAAGAAAAAAATTTAGCTGACGTAGCTAGCCATACCATTCATTACGGGCATATTCTTGATCCTCTTGCAGACATCGTGGTCGACGAGGTTATGGTCTCTGTCATGAAAGCTCCTAAGACTTTTACACGGGAAAATATCGTTGAAATCAATACCCACGGCGGAATTGCGGTGACCAATGAAATTCTCCAACTAGTCATCCGTCAAGGAGCACGACTAGCAGAACCCGGAGAATTTACGAAACGAGCCTTTTTAAATGGTCGTGTCGACCTCACGCAGGCAGAAGCAGTCATGGATATTATCCGTGCTAAGACAGATAAGGCCATGCACCAAGCTGTTCGGCAGCTAGACGGCTCGCTTTCTACCCTCATCAATAATACCAGACAGGAAATTCTAAATACGCTAGCTCAGGTCGAGGTTAATATTGACTATCCTGAATACGACGATGTCGAAGAAGCTACAACCGAGCTAGTACGTGAGAAAACCATGGAATTTCAGGCTTTGCTAGAACGCCTGCTCAAAACAGCACGTCGAGGCAAAATCCTTCGTGAAGGTATTGCAACAGCTATTATCGGTCGTCCCAATGTGGGCAAATCAAGTCTCTTAAATAATCTGCTGCGTGAGGATAAGGCCATTGTCACTGACATCGAGGGAACAACACGCGACATCATTGAAGAATATGTCAACATCAATGGTGTCCCCCTCAAACTGATTGATACCGCAGGGATTCGTGAAACAGACGATGTGGTCGAAAGAATCGGAGTCGAACGTTCCAAAAAAGCCCTCGAAGAGGCTGATTTAGTCCTTCTCGTCTTAAATGCTAGCGAACCATTGACCCCACAAGACCGCCAACTACTAGCAATTAGCCAAGAGAGCAATCGGATTATCTTGCTTAATAAAACCGACCTCCCAATGCAAATTGAACAAGACCAGCTTCCCTCTGACATCATCGCGATTTCCGTACTTCACAATCAAAACATTGACCAGATTGAAGAACGAATTAATCAGCTCTTCTTTGAAAATGCAGGACTCGTTGAACAAGATGCCACTTACCTCTCCAATGCCCGACACATCTCCCTCATTGAACAAGCGGTAGAGGCTCTACAGGCGGTAAACGACGGACTTGAAATGGGTATGCCTGTCGACTTGCTCCAGGTAGATTTGACCCGCTGCTGGCAGATTCTCGGAGAAATCACAGGAGACGCCGCGCCTGATGAGCTGATTACCCAGCTCTTTAGCCAATTCTGTTTAGGAAAATAA
- the metF gene encoding methylenetetrahydrofolate reductase [NAD(P)H] yields MVHTPSLSFEVFPPNPTAGNEKILSALRDMQDLAPHFISVTASNNKFNIEETTVRLADYIHNDLGIPSIAHLPAIYLTKVQVSNILTALDQIGVHKILALRGDILPDVTPQKDFRYATDLISFIKDEAPHFEIIGACYPEKHPDSPNQVSDIKHLKKKVDAGCSSLVTQLFFDNDIFYNFQEKCQLADIDAPILAGIMPIINRNQALRLLNTCENIRLPRKFRAILDKYEYDPESLRAAGLAYAIDQIVDLVTQDVAGVHLYTMNNSQVANYIHHATYSLFKHSTV; encoded by the coding sequence ATGGTTCACACTCCTAGTCTTTCTTTTGAAGTATTTCCACCAAATCCTACCGCAGGCAATGAAAAAATCCTTTCAGCCCTCCGCGACATGCAAGACTTAGCACCGCACTTTATCAGCGTGACCGCAAGCAATAACAAGTTCAACATCGAAGAAACTACGGTGCGATTAGCTGATTATATCCACAATGACTTGGGGATTCCATCCATCGCCCACCTGCCGGCAATCTATCTGACCAAGGTGCAAGTTTCAAACATTTTAACTGCTCTTGATCAGATTGGAGTTCACAAGATTTTGGCGCTGCGTGGGGATATCTTGCCTGATGTTACGCCGCAGAAAGATTTTCGCTATGCGACAGATTTGATTTCTTTTATCAAGGACGAGGCACCACACTTTGAGATTATCGGCGCCTGCTATCCTGAAAAGCACCCTGACTCACCAAATCAGGTGTCTGATATTAAGCACCTCAAGAAAAAGGTGGACGCTGGTTGCTCAAGTCTTGTCACCCAGCTCTTTTTCGACAATGATATCTTTTACAATTTTCAGGAAAAATGCCAGCTGGCAGACATTGACGCACCAATTTTGGCAGGCATTATGCCCATTATCAACCGCAATCAGGCGCTACGCTTGCTCAATACCTGTGAAAACATCCGCTTACCACGGAAATTCCGAGCGATTTTGGACAAGTACGAATACGACCCCGAATCCTTGCGGGCAGCAGGTCTAGCCTATGCCATTGACCAGATTGTCGATTTGGTCACACAAGATGTCGCAGGGGTCCATCTCTATACGATGAATAACTCACAGGTTGCCAACTATATCCACCATGCTACTTACTCTCTCTTCAAACATTCCACTGTATAG
- a CDS encoding YebC/PmpR family DNA-binding transcriptional regulator, with translation MGRKWANIVAKKTAKDGANSKVYAKFGVEIYAAAKKGDPDPETNTALKFVIDRAKQAQVPKHIIDKAIDKAKGNTDETFVEGRYEGFGPNGSMLIVDTLTSNVNRTAANVRAAFGKNGGNMGASGSVSYLFDNKGVIVFAGDDADSIFEQLLEADVDVEDVEAEEGTITVYTAPTDLHKALVALREAGTSEFQVTELEMIPQSEVVLEGDDLATFEKLYDVLEDDEDVQKIYTNVEGF, from the coding sequence ATGGGACGTAAATGGGCCAATATTGTAGCCAAAAAAACAGCTAAGGATGGAGCAAACTCAAAAGTTTATGCTAAATTCGGTGTGGAAATCTATGCCGCGGCGAAAAAAGGCGATCCAGATCCAGAAACCAATACAGCCTTAAAATTCGTTATTGACCGTGCTAAGCAAGCGCAAGTACCAAAACATATCATTGATAAAGCCATTGACAAGGCAAAAGGAAACACAGACGAAACCTTTGTAGAAGGTCGCTATGAAGGATTTGGTCCAAATGGCTCAATGCTCATCGTTGACACGCTTACTTCAAACGTGAACCGTACAGCGGCAAATGTTCGCGCGGCTTTCGGTAAAAATGGTGGAAATATGGGAGCGAGCGGTTCTGTTTCCTACTTGTTTGACAACAAGGGAGTGATTGTCTTTGCGGGTGACGATGCTGATAGCATCTTTGAGCAATTGCTAGAAGCAGACGTTGATGTAGAAGATGTGGAAGCAGAAGAAGGAACGATTACAGTTTATACTGCACCAACTGACTTGCACAAAGCTCTTGTAGCCTTGCGTGAAGCAGGTACAAGCGAATTCCAAGTGACTGAGCTAGAAATGATTCCGCAGTCAGAAGTGGTCTTAGAAGGTGACGATTTAGCAACTTTTGAAAAATTGTACGATGTCCTTGAAGATGACGAGGACGTCCAAAAAATCTACACCAATGTAGAAGGATTTTAA
- a CDS encoding PadR family transcriptional regulator, with protein MKRNKHLPLTETTYYILLALLEPNHGYAIMQEVESMSDGDVRIAAGTMYGAIENLLKLGWIIAVPSTDSRRKIYHITPTGKSILELETERLRKLSQVASRFDF; from the coding sequence ATGAAACGCAATAAACACCTACCACTGACCGAAACAACCTACTATATTCTGCTCGCCCTCCTCGAGCCAAATCACGGATACGCCATTATGCAGGAGGTCGAAAGCATGAGTGACGGTGATGTACGCATCGCAGCTGGGACCATGTACGGAGCGATTGAAAATCTGCTCAAGTTGGGCTGGATTATCGCCGTACCCAGCACAGACAGTCGTAGGAAAATATACCATATCACCCCGACAGGAAAGAGCATTCTAGAACTTGAAACCGAACGCCTTCGGAAATTAAGTCAAGTGGCT
- a CDS encoding NUDIX hydrolase — MSVKLIAHALIKKEHSYLVLKHSSIKRGKANVYPNYWDIPGGGVELHELPQAAALRETLEEANQLITISGILHEDSQFDSDKQTVFTRLVYAAHLKEKRPIELDPEEHTDFRWIKSLEELEGEQIVPYLYDLIPTAPRKGQYSELNKGEDSVKSL, encoded by the coding sequence ATGTCTGTCAAACTGATTGCCCATGCTTTGATTAAAAAGGAACACAGCTACCTTGTCCTCAAACATTCTAGTATCAAACGAGGAAAAGCCAATGTTTACCCAAACTACTGGGATATTCCTGGAGGCGGTGTCGAATTACATGAATTACCTCAGGCTGCTGCTCTTCGGGAGACACTTGAAGAAGCCAATCAACTTATTACTATTTCTGGTATTCTCCACGAAGATAGCCAGTTTGATTCTGATAAACAGACCGTTTTTACACGATTGGTCTATGCCGCTCACCTAAAAGAGAAACGCCCTATTGAGCTTGACCCAGAAGAACACACCGATTTCCGCTGGATTAAATCTTTGGAGGAATTAGAGGGAGAACAGATTGTACCTTATCTCTACGATCTTATCCCAACTGCTCCTAGAAAAGGACAATATAGTGAATTGAATAAAGGTGAAGATAGCGTTAAGTCACTTTGA